TTATTGCTTCTCACGTATTTTGGCCTCATCTGGTACGCCGTAAAGGGCGGCAACCTGATGATTGGATTCTTCATCATGGCCATTCTCTGGATTCTCATTGGAGGCATCCACTATCAAGACGCAGTCAACAAGGTGATTGAAGGCGGCGCTGAATCGTACGCGGTCACCGCACTCGTGGTTATTTTCGGTAGTTGGTTCGGGCGCATCATCGTGGATACGGGAATTGCCGGAAGTATCATTCGGAAAACGGTGGAACTCGGCGGCGACAAACCGCTCGTTGTGACCATCTTGTTGTCCATTGTCACGAGCCTCATCTTTACCAGCACGTTCGGTGTCGGTGCGGTTATCGCCATCGGCGTTATCATTTTACCGATTCTGTTGTCACTCGGTGTGCCAAAGCGTGTTGCGGCTTCGTCGTTCACGTTGTCGGTTGGTGCTGGCATGTACGTGAACATCGTCTTGTTCAAACAGATTCAATTGTTCTTCCCAACCGTAAAGTACGGTCCGTCCTGGCTGCACTTCGGCTTTGTGGCTATGGCTGTACAGGTCATCTTCATCATTGCAATGCTTGCATTCAATCTCCGTCCGAGTAAGCTTCAGCGCGCTTGGGCCGCACAAGTGCAGCCGTCAACAGAGAGTGCACCTGCGATTTCCTTCATTGTTCCGATTGTCCCTGTTTTGATGGCGATTGCTTTCGGATGGCAACCTGTCCCTGCCATTTTGCTCGCGATTATCCTCGCCCTTTTGCTAACAAAGAAAATATTTAAGGTCAAAGAAGCTGTGGCGATAATCCAGAAGACGTTGTACGACGGCGTAGCAGATGTTGGTCTGCTGCTTGGTATGTTGTTCATGCTCGCGATGTTTGGCAAGGCGGCAGGCATGGACGCACACATCTTTAACCCGCTCATCAGCCCTGTGATTCCACACAGCGCTCTGGTATTAGCGGTTATCCTTGGTATCGCTGCACCGCTGGCTCTGTTCCGTGGTCCGCTGATGGTTTGGGGCGCAGGCAGTGC
The Alicyclobacillus curvatus genome window above contains:
- a CDS encoding gluconate:proton symporter yields the protein MDIFLGILLLLTYFGLIWYAVKGGNLMIGFFIMAILWILIGGIHYQDAVNKVIEGGAESYAVTALVVIFGSWFGRIIVDTGIAGSIIRKTVELGGDKPLVVTILLSIVTSLIFTSTFGVGAVIAIGVIILPILLSLGVPKRVAASSFTLSVGAGMYVNIVLFKQIQLFFPTVKYGPSWLHFGFVAMAVQVIFIIAMLAFNLRPSKLQRAWAAQVQPSTESAPAISFIVPIVPVLMAIAFGWQPVPAILLAIILALLLTKKIFKVKEAVAIIQKTLYDGVADVGLLLGMLFMLAMFGKAAGMDAHIFNPLISPVIPHSALVLAVILGIAAPLALFRGPLMVWGAGSATVAILSSLHIFSPAMLLPLLYIPTISMAISADATQSWNLWAINYTKLTVKEFLKTGMFWAWVVVFINEVVATFMFK